A single Corallococcus silvisoli DNA region contains:
- a CDS encoding OsmC family protein, with amino-acid sequence MGISKGGAQWTGGLKDGKGVMKPGHAAEVPFSLGTRFEGQPGSNPEELIGAALSGCFSMALSLGLEKAGLKPTRIQTNADVQLDKQGDGFAITTIALSTEATVPGAHDAQFQKIAEETRKGCPVSKALAGVNITLKARLAG; translated from the coding sequence ATGGGAATCAGCAAGGGCGGTGCGCAGTGGACTGGGGGCCTGAAGGACGGCAAGGGGGTGATGAAGCCGGGCCACGCCGCGGAGGTCCCCTTCTCGCTCGGCACCCGCTTCGAGGGGCAGCCAGGGAGCAACCCGGAGGAGCTCATCGGCGCGGCGCTCTCGGGATGCTTCTCCATGGCTTTGTCTCTGGGGCTGGAGAAGGCGGGCCTCAAGCCCACGCGAATCCAGACCAACGCGGACGTGCAGTTGGACAAGCAGGGGGACGGCTTCGCCATCACCACCATCGCGCTGAGCACCGAGGCCACCGTCCCCGGCGCCCATGACGCCCAGTTCCAGAAGATCGCGGAGGAGACCCGGAAGGGGTGCCCGGTCTCCAAGGCGCTCGCTGGCGTGAACATCACGCTCAAGGCGAGGCTCGCGGGCTGA
- a CDS encoding methyl-accepting chemotaxis protein — MFHPPAFALDLFHGLAAAGRSPRRASRLVALGSVLLLFLAFAPAAHAAEAVHALDGWRFRWGDSPIGPDGIPTWATEPESAAGWEAMTALQEPPGRGANTLLWLSIPVPAGDWLEPALLLGNVANAFEAYAGGQRIHGSGTLTPSAEETLENMAWHLVPLPPSALGHRVLLRIQGTGPTIGVSRDARVGARHALLAEVTRTGLAPFVLGTLLLAIGVASLGAVILRRQTRLLASLAVFASGSGALLLGSSGLLAALWDSAVAGSVLTLLGAYVLVPGLAWFISETVGAGKLRAFRWGAAAISVPAAVQSAIVLVDLGTAWRLLPFFVFYSLPALLVCVGVVVVHAWRGDRDARIFVVGLGLLTLVLLLSVLPLLGWMEATDTEVHWGFFALTLSLVAIVARRSAEVVRSLAEHTQLLDARRGDVRELARGMGQGADELAAVVQQLRTSSEEQTAGIARQAAALLELEQTVEEIRQGSHLTSEKTRVLAASAESAEGVGREGAAAMERTLTDLAAIRTEVSEMAARILALDERTREVSGIVDDVKTLADQSNMLAINAAIEAVRNGESGKGFGVVAREMRRLADQSIRATQRIRDVLDGVSMSMRDAARMSEQGDQRVQVSLDSVRTSGAQLQRLAAIIADTGGSVRQITQAVAQQDTGTHQIAQAIQELSRQMQNTLKVVEETRTVTHSVQTLAERMSGVASQALRSDALEERKAAGA; from the coding sequence ATGCGCTCGACGGCTGGCGCTTCCGCTGGGGCGACTCGCCCATCGGGCCGGACGGCATTCCCACGTGGGCCACGGAGCCGGAGAGCGCGGCGGGCTGGGAGGCGATGACGGCGCTCCAGGAGCCTCCAGGGCGCGGCGCGAACACGCTGCTCTGGCTGAGCATCCCTGTCCCCGCGGGCGACTGGTTGGAGCCTGCGCTCCTGCTGGGCAACGTCGCCAACGCCTTCGAGGCCTACGCCGGCGGCCAGCGCATCCACGGGAGCGGGACCCTGACGCCCTCCGCCGAGGAGACGCTGGAGAACATGGCCTGGCACCTGGTGCCCCTGCCGCCCTCGGCGCTGGGGCATCGCGTGCTGCTGCGCATCCAGGGCACCGGGCCCACCATCGGTGTCAGCCGGGATGCCCGGGTGGGCGCCCGCCATGCGCTGCTCGCGGAGGTGACGCGCACGGGACTCGCGCCCTTCGTGCTGGGGACCCTGCTGCTGGCCATCGGCGTGGCGTCGCTGGGGGCCGTCATCCTTCGCCGCCAGACACGGCTGCTGGCGTCGCTGGCCGTCTTCGCCTCGGGCTCCGGGGCGCTGCTGCTGGGCTCCAGCGGACTGCTCGCGGCGCTCTGGGACAGCGCGGTCGCCGGGAGCGTCCTCACCCTGCTGGGCGCGTACGTGCTCGTGCCCGGGCTGGCGTGGTTCATCTCGGAGACCGTCGGCGCGGGGAAGCTGCGCGCGTTCCGCTGGGGCGCGGCGGCCATCTCCGTCCCGGCCGCGGTCCAGTCGGCGATCGTGCTCGTGGACCTGGGCACCGCGTGGCGGCTGCTGCCCTTCTTCGTCTTCTATTCGCTCCCCGCGCTGCTCGTCTGCGTGGGCGTGGTGGTGGTCCATGCATGGAGGGGCGACCGGGACGCGCGCATCTTCGTCGTCGGGCTGGGACTCCTCACCCTGGTGCTCCTGCTCAGCGTCCTGCCGCTGCTCGGGTGGATGGAGGCGACCGACACGGAGGTCCATTGGGGCTTCTTCGCGCTCACGCTGTCGCTCGTGGCCATCGTCGCCCGCCGCTCCGCGGAGGTGGTGCGCTCGCTGGCCGAGCACACGCAGCTGCTCGACGCGCGCCGGGGGGACGTGCGCGAGCTGGCGCGCGGCATGGGCCAGGGCGCGGACGAGCTCGCCGCCGTGGTGCAGCAGCTGCGCACCTCCAGCGAGGAACAGACCGCGGGCATCGCCCGCCAGGCGGCGGCGCTGCTCGAGCTGGAGCAGACCGTGGAGGAGATCCGCCAGGGCTCCCACCTGACCTCGGAGAAGACCCGCGTGCTCGCGGCCTCGGCGGAGAGCGCCGAGGGGGTCGGACGCGAGGGGGCAGCCGCCATGGAGCGCACGCTGACGGACCTGGCCGCCATCCGCACCGAGGTGTCCGAGATGGCCGCGCGCATCCTCGCGCTCGACGAGCGCACCCGCGAGGTGTCCGGCATCGTCGATGACGTGAAGACGCTGGCGGATCAATCCAACATGCTGGCCATCAACGCCGCCATCGAGGCGGTGCGCAACGGCGAGAGCGGCAAGGGCTTTGGCGTGGTGGCGCGGGAGATGCGGCGACTGGCGGACCAGTCCATCCGGGCCACCCAGCGCATCCGCGACGTGCTCGACGGCGTGAGCATGAGCATGCGTGACGCCGCGCGGATGAGCGAACAGGGGGATCAACGGGTCCAGGTCAGCCTGGACTCGGTGCGCACCTCGGGAGCCCAGCTCCAGCGGCTGGCGGCCATCATCGCCGACACCGGCGGCAGCGTCCGGCAGATCACCCAGGCCGTGGCCCAGCAGGACACGGGCACGCACCAGATCGCCCAGGCCATCCAGGAGCTGTCGCGCCAGATGCAGAACACGCTGAAGGTCGTCGAGGAGACGCGCACCGTCACCCACTCCGTGCAGACCCTGGCGGAGCGCATGTCCGGCGTCGCCAGCCAGGCGCTCCGCTCCGACGCGCTGGAGGAACGGAAGGCCGCGGGCGCGTGA
- a CDS encoding caspase family protein, translating to MRPLLPLLLALLCACAGPSAAPGGKGGLVPLRLDAADLSRAYTPRRLALLVGISSFEDPQWRALRFSSKDATDLAAALKDPSRGHFDQVRVLTRPEETTKEAILAALRQLKREATRPDDVVMVYLSAHGTLARDGRGMLTRYLVTHDAAYRAIPQTALSMDALKAEFEQLPSRRRLLVLATCHSGSGKSLLPREVEEDLAGIKSGFYARPLEESSRASMVFAASDWGETAREDASLRNDIYTYFLIEGLGGAADRNGDGAVTATEAHDYSRRRTFAFTEGRQRPSAEIVEVGADPVILAGRIDRTGQPELFSYSPRLDGFTLKVDGEPRLELPGGAAVGPGRRTVELTKGDAVLVRREVDVARGERLPLERLLSDAIPRRALSLVGGMMSFADGKSRRELLPAAPQVGVVLRLEDLPLQDLGLLLDVGLSRGRRTLQVAPGSEVPFGYTSLTVGAAVPYLWRWERLTLFAGPRVAALYLGRSFDVEAFSGGQRYFTVSPGVVGGLVLRLGERLELTAQGHGMLTYVVTDGQGQAVGFVGGNAGVGYRF from the coding sequence GTGAGGCCCCTCCTCCCCCTCCTTCTCGCCTTGCTCTGCGCCTGCGCGGGCCCCTCCGCCGCGCCAGGGGGCAAGGGAGGGCTCGTCCCGCTGCGGCTCGACGCGGCGGACCTGTCGCGCGCCTACACGCCCCGGCGGCTCGCGCTGCTCGTGGGCATCTCCTCGTTCGAGGATCCCCAGTGGCGTGCCCTGCGCTTCTCCAGCAAGGACGCCACGGACCTGGCGGCGGCGCTGAAGGATCCCTCGCGCGGCCACTTCGATCAGGTGCGAGTCCTCACGCGCCCGGAGGAGACGACGAAGGAGGCCATTCTCGCGGCGCTGCGGCAGCTCAAGCGGGAGGCCACCCGGCCCGACGACGTGGTGATGGTGTACCTGTCCGCGCACGGCACGCTCGCGCGCGACGGCCGGGGCATGCTGACGCGCTACCTGGTCACCCACGACGCGGCCTACCGCGCCATTCCCCAGACGGCGCTCTCCATGGACGCGCTGAAGGCGGAGTTTGAACAGCTGCCCAGCCGGCGCCGGCTGCTGGTGCTCGCCACCTGCCACAGTGGCAGCGGCAAGTCCCTGCTCCCCCGCGAGGTGGAAGAGGACCTGGCGGGCATCAAGTCCGGCTTCTACGCGCGGCCCCTGGAGGAGTCGTCCCGGGCCTCCATGGTGTTCGCCGCCAGCGATTGGGGCGAGACGGCGCGAGAGGACGCCAGCCTGCGCAACGACATCTACACGTACTTCCTCATCGAGGGCCTGGGAGGCGCGGCCGACCGCAACGGCGACGGGGCCGTCACCGCCACGGAAGCCCACGACTATTCACGCCGCCGCACCTTCGCCTTCACGGAAGGCCGGCAGCGCCCGTCCGCGGAGATCGTCGAAGTGGGCGCGGATCCCGTCATCCTCGCCGGCCGCATCGACCGGACCGGCCAGCCGGAGCTCTTCTCCTACAGCCCCCGCCTGGACGGCTTCACGCTCAAGGTGGACGGGGAGCCGCGGCTCGAGCTGCCCGGTGGCGCCGCGGTGGGCCCGGGCCGGCGCACGGTGGAGCTCACCAAGGGGGATGCGGTCCTCGTGCGGCGCGAGGTCGACGTGGCCCGAGGCGAGCGTCTGCCCTTGGAGCGCCTGCTGTCGGACGCCATCCCCCGCCGCGCGCTGTCGCTCGTGGGAGGCATGATGTCCTTCGCGGACGGCAAGAGCCGGCGCGAGCTCCTGCCAGCGGCGCCCCAGGTGGGCGTCGTGCTGCGCCTGGAGGACCTGCCACTCCAGGACCTGGGCCTGCTGTTGGACGTGGGCTTGAGCCGGGGACGGCGCACGCTCCAGGTGGCGCCGGGCAGCGAGGTCCCCTTCGGCTACACGTCGCTCACGGTGGGCGCGGCGGTGCCCTACCTGTGGCGCTGGGAGCGTTTGACGCTCTTCGCGGGACCGCGTGTGGCCGCGTTGTATCTGGGCAGGTCCTTTGACGTGGAGGCCTTCTCCGGAGGCCAGCGCTACTTCACCGTCAGCCCCGGTGTGGTGGGCGGACTGGTCCTGCGCCTGGGCGAGCGGCTGGAGCTCACGGCCCAGGGGCACGGGATGCTGACGTACGTGGTGACGGACGGACAGGGACAGGCCGTGGGCTTCGTCGGCGGAAACGCCGGCGTGGGGTACCGCTTCTGA
- a CDS encoding FAD-dependent oxidoreductase, whose translation MADETRTTQCCIVGGGPAGMMMGLLLARAGVDVMVLEKHADFLRDFRGDTIHPSTLELMHELGWMDELLALPHTKVPLLRFQSGAHSVAVGDFRHLPTHARFIAIMPQWDLLDFLARKAAAYPGFHLLRRTAVTDVVRERGQVVGVRALTPEGILQVRASLVVAADGRTSTVRQQSGLEVENLGAPMDVLWFRVTRKPDDPVDPMGRFERGQLFILINRGDQWQCGRIIAKGGFEHLQRQGLESFRDDFAKLTPFLADRRQEIRSWDDVKLLTVRVDRLRTWYQPGLLCIGDAAHAMSPVGGVGINLAVQDAVAAANLLAGPLLARHVTPQDLHRVQQRREFPTRVTQRAQVLIQDRVLGPVLRNPSPLSRLPLPLWLLEHVPALRRIPARLVGMGVRPEHVHTPMAPAAPAQ comes from the coding sequence ATGGCCGACGAGACGCGCACCACGCAGTGCTGCATCGTGGGAGGAGGCCCGGCGGGAATGATGATGGGGCTGCTCCTCGCGCGGGCCGGCGTGGACGTGATGGTGTTGGAGAAGCACGCGGACTTCCTTCGCGACTTCCGGGGCGACACCATCCACCCCTCCACGCTGGAGCTGATGCACGAGCTGGGATGGATGGACGAGCTGCTCGCCCTGCCCCACACGAAGGTCCCGCTCTTGCGCTTTCAGAGCGGCGCGCACAGCGTCGCCGTGGGCGACTTCCGCCACCTGCCGACCCACGCGCGCTTCATCGCGATCATGCCGCAGTGGGACCTGCTCGACTTCCTCGCGCGCAAGGCCGCGGCCTACCCGGGCTTCCACCTGCTCCGCCGCACGGCGGTGACGGACGTGGTGCGTGAGCGGGGCCAGGTCGTCGGGGTCCGCGCCCTGACGCCGGAGGGCATCCTCCAGGTGCGCGCCTCCCTGGTGGTGGCGGCGGACGGTCGGACGTCCACGGTGCGACAGCAGTCGGGCCTGGAGGTGGAGAACCTGGGCGCCCCCATGGACGTGCTCTGGTTCCGGGTGACACGCAAGCCCGACGACCCCGTGGATCCCATGGGCCGCTTCGAGCGCGGACAGCTCTTCATCCTCATCAACCGGGGCGACCAATGGCAGTGCGGCCGGATCATCGCCAAGGGCGGCTTCGAGCACCTCCAGCGGCAGGGCCTGGAGTCCTTCCGGGACGACTTCGCGAAGCTGACGCCGTTCCTCGCGGACCGCCGCCAGGAGATCCGAAGCTGGGATGACGTGAAGCTGCTCACCGTCCGGGTGGATCGCCTGCGCACCTGGTATCAGCCTGGATTGCTGTGCATTGGAGACGCCGCGCACGCGATGTCTCCCGTGGGAGGCGTGGGCATCAACCTCGCGGTGCAGGACGCCGTGGCCGCCGCGAACCTGCTCGCGGGCCCCCTGCTCGCCCGGCACGTGACGCCCCAGGACCTCCACCGCGTCCAGCAGCGCCGCGAGTTCCCCACCCGGGTGACGCAGCGAGCGCAGGTGCTCATCCAGGACCGCGTGCTGGGCCCGGTGCTCCGAAACCCCTCCCCTCTCTCGCGACTGCCCCTGCCCCTGTGGCTGCTGGAGCACGTCCCCGCCCTGCGCCGCATCCCCGCGCGCCTCGTCGGAATGGGGGTCCGCCCCGAACACGTGCACACCCCGATGGCACCGGCGGCCCCCGCGCAATGA
- the trhA gene encoding PAQR family membrane homeostasis protein TrhA: MDERVKPRLRGVSHMLAFVAALVGCLRLARVPVEGAQSVANLVFGGSLVLMFGVSGSYHWPTWSAATYRRLQRLDHASIYILIAGSFTPLATLAPMGGWSQRLLWVMWGAALTGAALTLLGISASRGLRSALYVALGCVAAPVMLNLPGVMGASRVGWLFFGAVLYAVGAVVYARRWPDPAPAVFGYHEVFHAMVVAAAATHYAVLMDFVGG; the protein is encoded by the coding sequence ATGGATGAGCGTGTGAAACCCAGGTTGCGCGGCGTGTCGCACATGCTCGCGTTCGTGGCGGCGCTGGTGGGGTGCCTGCGGCTGGCGCGGGTCCCCGTGGAGGGCGCGCAGTCCGTGGCCAACCTGGTGTTCGGTGGCAGCCTGGTCCTGATGTTCGGGGTGAGCGGCAGCTACCACTGGCCCACCTGGAGCGCGGCGACGTACCGGCGGCTCCAGCGGCTCGACCACGCGTCCATCTACATCCTCATCGCGGGGAGCTTCACGCCCCTGGCGACGCTGGCGCCCATGGGGGGCTGGAGCCAGCGACTGCTCTGGGTGATGTGGGGCGCGGCGCTGACGGGCGCGGCGCTGACGCTCCTGGGCATCTCCGCGTCGCGGGGGCTCCGGTCCGCGCTCTACGTCGCGCTGGGCTGCGTGGCGGCCCCGGTGATGCTGAACCTGCCGGGCGTCATGGGCGCCAGCCGGGTGGGCTGGCTGTTCTTCGGGGCCGTGCTCTACGCGGTGGGCGCGGTGGTGTACGCGCGCCGCTGGCCGGATCCGGCCCCGGCCGTCTTCGGCTACCACGAGGTCTTCCACGCGATGGTCGTCGCCGCGGCCGCCACGCACTACGCGGTGCTGATGGACTTCGTGGGAGGTTAG
- a CDS encoding peptidase associated/transthyretin-like domain-containing protein: protein MRHERLLLLLSLLGASLCLGACGSLDNDPFRTGTVHGQLTEFDPAVALVSVVGTPGVRTGVDADGRFTLEDAPAGPAELFIVATHDKAARVPLTVQGGRSVEVAALTPAPAGTFFLKLHARGSLQIQGATASVAGTPIGASGLDDKAPQRMGPLPEGCYEVSVSARGFATASTQGCVSQGKQTVLHVELTPREAYAQQGCAVTGCGNGSHCASDGRCVECLDDTGCASPLVCRGARCEGPGPQCAPCTGNWQCGASLHCGDLPGGGTACVATCGTGLPDCAEGLTCQDGQCLPEPARFPTCEDFRQ, encoded by the coding sequence ATGCGCCACGAACGCCTGCTCCTGCTCCTGTCGTTGCTCGGCGCCAGCCTGTGCCTGGGCGCGTGCGGCAGCCTGGACAACGACCCCTTCCGCACGGGCACCGTGCACGGACAGCTCACGGAGTTCGACCCCGCCGTCGCGCTGGTGTCCGTGGTGGGAACCCCGGGCGTGCGCACCGGCGTGGACGCTGACGGACGCTTCACGCTGGAGGACGCGCCCGCGGGCCCGGCGGAGCTCTTCATCGTCGCCACCCACGACAAGGCCGCGCGCGTGCCCCTCACCGTGCAGGGGGGGCGGTCCGTGGAGGTCGCGGCGCTCACCCCCGCGCCCGCCGGCACCTTCTTCCTCAAGCTCCACGCGAGGGGCAGCCTCCAGATCCAGGGCGCCACCGCGTCGGTGGCGGGCACCCCCATCGGGGCATCGGGGCTCGATGACAAGGCCCCCCAGCGAATGGGGCCACTGCCGGAAGGTTGCTATGAGGTCAGCGTCTCCGCGCGCGGCTTCGCCACGGCATCCACGCAGGGCTGCGTGAGCCAGGGCAAGCAGACGGTGCTGCACGTGGAGCTGACACCACGGGAGGCCTATGCCCAGCAAGGCTGCGCGGTGACGGGCTGTGGCAATGGCAGCCATTGCGCGTCGGATGGCCGCTGCGTGGAATGTCTGGACGACACCGGGTGCGCGTCACCGCTCGTCTGCCGGGGCGCTCGCTGCGAGGGACCCGGCCCCCAGTGCGCGCCCTGCACCGGGAACTGGCAGTGCGGAGCGTCCCTGCACTGCGGGGACCTCCCAGGGGGCGGCACGGCCTGCGTGGCGACGTGTGGCACCGGCCTGCCTGATTGCGCGGAGGGCCTCACCTGCCAGGACGGACAGTGTCTGCCTGAGCCTGCGCGCTTCCCCACCTGTGAGGACTTCCGCCAGTAG
- a CDS encoding RNA polymerase sigma factor, with product MIPVAASPHGRSSAQVGETDAVADVVLRATRGETSAFNELYRRTRPLVARLVAGFGTLDADEVEDVLQESYVRAFRGLPRLKEAGAFTPWLLTIARNRARTRLERRTLLRRLEEDLPDPAPETVPPMPPALQVERDIAVVRQLIAELPEGEEKKTVQLFYIEGQLTAREIAHQLGVGKSTVTMRLERFRGRIKRELLQRVLAGRWE from the coding sequence ATGATCCCCGTGGCCGCTTCACCCCATGGGAGGTCTTCTGCGCAGGTGGGTGAAACGGACGCGGTGGCGGACGTGGTTCTGCGTGCGACGCGAGGGGAGACGTCCGCCTTCAACGAGCTCTACCGGCGCACACGCCCCCTGGTGGCACGGCTGGTGGCGGGTTTCGGCACATTGGATGCCGATGAGGTCGAGGACGTCCTCCAGGAGTCGTACGTGCGGGCATTCCGGGGGCTGCCCCGGCTGAAGGAGGCTGGCGCCTTCACCCCGTGGCTGCTGACCATCGCACGCAACCGGGCGCGCACGCGGCTGGAGCGGCGCACCCTCCTGAGACGGTTGGAAGAGGACCTGCCGGACCCGGCTCCGGAAACGGTGCCGCCCATGCCGCCAGCACTCCAGGTGGAGCGGGACATCGCGGTGGTGCGACAGCTCATCGCGGAGCTGCCCGAGGGCGAGGAGAAGAAGACGGTGCAGCTCTTCTACATCGAGGGACAGCTCACGGCCCGGGAGATCGCCCACCAGCTCGGGGTGGGAAAGAGCACGGTCACCATGCGGCTGGAGCGGTTTCGAGGACGCATCAAGCGGGAGCTCCTCCAACGGGTGCTCGCCGGACGGTGGGAGTGA